One Deinococcus roseus DNA window includes the following coding sequences:
- a CDS encoding aminotransferase-like domain-containing protein: MTASLVQWDQCFADRALRITSSTIRELLKLTQKPDIISFAGGLPAPELFPVQEVAAATQKVLTEQGAQALQYSTTEGHAPLRQWIAAQHGNVNPDNILLVSGSQQGLDLLGKILINPGDLIGVETPTYLGALQAFSPYEPEYVSIPTDEEGIDTTALEELLKQNKLKFIYAIPNFQNPTGRTMSLERRKKLVEITGRYGVLLLEDDPYGKLRFRGDFPPSLFSLGLEYAGGNEDQNHVIYMSTFSKTLTPGLRVAWVTANPTINRKLVQAKQGADLHTPTLNQMIVFELVHEVLGKQTELVRKVYGERRQFMMEALGKYLPAEVAHTDPEGGMFLWLTLPEHMKSTELLKQAVDYKVAFVPGTPFFALGGGENTLRLSYSCANAEQIDRGIKALGEVLHKNL, translated from the coding sequence ATGACTGCTTCACTTGTCCAGTGGGACCAATGTTTTGCCGATCGCGCCCTGCGCATCACCTCCTCAACCATCCGGGAACTCCTCAAGCTGACCCAGAAGCCTGACATCATCTCCTTTGCTGGCGGGCTGCCTGCCCCCGAGCTTTTCCCCGTGCAGGAAGTGGCTGCAGCCACCCAGAAAGTGCTGACCGAACAGGGAGCCCAGGCCCTGCAGTACAGCACCACCGAGGGGCATGCTCCCTTGCGTCAGTGGATTGCCGCGCAGCACGGCAATGTGAACCCGGACAACATTCTGCTGGTGAGCGGTTCCCAGCAGGGCCTCGATCTGCTGGGGAAAATCCTCATCAACCCCGGCGACCTGATTGGTGTAGAAACCCCCACCTACCTGGGCGCACTGCAGGCTTTCAGCCCATACGAGCCCGAGTATGTCAGCATCCCCACCGATGAGGAGGGCATCGACACCACTGCCCTGGAAGAATTGTTGAAGCAGAACAAACTGAAGTTCATCTACGCCATCCCCAACTTCCAGAATCCCACCGGACGCACCATGTCCCTGGAGCGCCGCAAGAAACTGGTGGAAATCACGGGCAGGTACGGCGTGCTGCTGCTGGAAGATGATCCTTACGGCAAACTGCGTTTCCGTGGGGACTTCCCACCCAGCCTGTTCTCCCTGGGTCTGGAATACGCTGGCGGCAATGAAGACCAGAACCACGTGATCTACATGAGCACCTTCTCCAAGACCCTCACCCCCGGACTGCGGGTGGCCTGGGTGACGGCCAACCCCACCATCAACCGCAAACTGGTGCAGGCCAAGCAGGGGGCGGATCTTCACACCCCCACCCTCAACCAGATGATCGTGTTCGAGTTGGTCCACGAGGTGCTGGGCAAGCAGACCGAACTGGTGCGCAAGGTGTACGGTGAACGCCGCCAGTTCATGATGGAAGCCCTGGGCAAGTACCTGCCTGCAGAAGTGGCCCACACCGACCCCGAAGGCGGCATGTTCCTGTGGCTCACCCTGCCAGAGCACATGAAATCCACCGAACTGCTCAAGCAGGCCGTGGATTACAAAGTGGCTTTTGTTCCTGGTACCCCCTTCTTCGCTCTGGGGGGTGGCGAAAACACCCTGCGCCTCAGTTACTCCTGTGCCAATGCAGAGCAGATTGACCGGGGAATCAAGGCCCTGGGCGAAGTGCTGCACAAGAACCTGTAA
- a CDS encoding TetR/AcrR family transcriptional regulator gives MKTEDRRIQRTRDLLKTTLIQLIEKQGYESIAVQDLTREANIGRATFYLHYKDKHDLLWQSLKVPLEALKERFPNSGSDLPEEPNPMLTALFEFAWQEKTLFRTALDVPSAMQVGQSIRSYIADFFENRMKLSVPHATHPRMVAEFLAGGILGVLQWWLTQENALDAQQTTLLLKQQAIFPVFQTLSICQD, from the coding sequence GTGAAGACCGAAGACCGCCGCATCCAGCGCACCAGAGACCTTCTGAAAACCACCCTGATCCAGCTCATTGAAAAACAGGGTTATGAAAGCATTGCCGTGCAGGACCTGACCCGTGAGGCCAACATCGGGCGGGCCACTTTTTACCTGCATTACAAAGACAAGCATGACCTGCTGTGGCAAAGCCTGAAAGTGCCTCTGGAAGCCCTGAAGGAACGTTTTCCCAACAGCGGTTCTGATCTTCCAGAAGAGCCCAACCCCATGCTGACTGCGCTTTTTGAGTTTGCCTGGCAGGAAAAAACACTGTTCAGAACAGCACTGGATGTGCCCAGTGCCATGCAGGTGGGACAGTCCATTCGCAGCTACATTGCAGATTTTTTTGAAAACCGCATGAAGTTGAGTGTGCCCCATGCCACCCATCCCAGAATGGTGGCAGAATTCCTGGCAGGTGGCATTCTGGGGGTTTTGCAGTGGTGGCTGACCCAGGAAAACGCTCTGGATGCACAGCAGACCACCCTGCTGCTGAAGCAACAGGCCATTTTTCCTGTTTTTCAGACCCTCTCCATCTGCCAGGACTGA
- a CDS encoding N-acyl homoserine lactonase family protein: MKIWGINSVNAQLKKSWFSSPREGLSRVLQVMQDQEWHEVAPMLSWVIKHPRAGIILVDAGEQSRALDWSRYPVAPRMITRNMLRFPETFQSPLPDQLKNLGIKVSDVQHIIVTHLHQDHVGHLSSFPKAKVWVSRAEFEATQKPFAHMKGYWPSLFPERFRPDLIDYRDGAFHNFESSRALFEDIWIVPTPGHSPGHQSVIVKSQGRFVVLAGDVTPAMQYLERESVDMISAMGEPQKARQSKQKMVQFIKDQNALYLPSHCPTSLPRLEAFKTQKTLA, encoded by the coding sequence ATGAAAATCTGGGGCATCAATTCCGTCAATGCACAGCTGAAAAAAAGCTGGTTTTCTTCTCCCAGAGAGGGTCTATCGCGGGTTCTGCAGGTCATGCAGGATCAGGAATGGCATGAAGTTGCCCCCATGCTGAGCTGGGTCATCAAGCATCCCAGAGCAGGCATCATTCTGGTGGATGCAGGAGAGCAATCCCGGGCCCTGGATTGGAGCAGGTACCCTGTGGCCCCCCGCATGATCACCCGCAACATGCTGCGCTTCCCCGAAACCTTTCAGTCTCCCCTGCCTGACCAGTTGAAAAACCTGGGCATCAAGGTTTCTGATGTGCAACACATCATCGTCACCCACCTGCACCAGGACCATGTGGGACATTTAAGCAGTTTTCCAAAAGCAAAAGTCTGGGTCTCCAGGGCAGAGTTTGAAGCCACCCAGAAGCCTTTCGCCCACATGAAAGGCTACTGGCCTTCCCTGTTTCCAGAAAGGTTCAGGCCTGACCTGATCGATTACAGGGACGGGGCTTTCCACAATTTCGAATCCAGCAGAGCCCTTTTTGAGGACATCTGGATTGTGCCCACCCCAGGGCACTCTCCGGGACACCAGTCTGTCATTGTGAAAAGCCAGGGCAGATTTGTGGTGCTGGCAGGCGATGTCACTCCAGCCATGCAATATCTGGAACGGGAGTCCGTGGACATGATTTCAGCCATGGGCGAACCGCAAAAGGCCAGACAGAGCAAACAGAAGATGGTGCAGTTCATCAAAGATCAAAATGCCCTTTACCTGCCTTCCCACTGTCCGACCTCGCTGCCCAGACTGGAAGCCTTCAAAACACAAAAAACCCTCGCCTGA
- a CDS encoding alpha/beta fold hydrolase: protein MNDDVMVVDDGQETPKAQPKVRVYGAGSPVLLLSGGPGFSADYMEPLAKELELQYQAVLPDLRGTGTNTVKETPENLSLDAYIEDIENIRKQYGWDKFSFVAHSSGAQIALAYALKYPQYIKSIALLDPAGTDTSYLQEFNRVADSRLNRLDKEILADWKAGNGDFTEGLTTLLYRVVFDRRTANKIVDMVPQKSFYNNTTAEVFTQNLIDSGFNITDRLGELSGIPVYVAHGLLDPLPYEVGKSIAEKTGGKFVLQDNCGHFPWIEVPREFYPQFLGFLFQNAW, encoded by the coding sequence ATGAATGATGACGTGATGGTAGTGGATGATGGACAAGAAACTCCCAAGGCACAACCCAAAGTACGTGTTTATGGTGCAGGCAGTCCGGTGCTGCTGCTCTCAGGTGGCCCGGGATTTTCAGCCGATTACATGGAGCCACTCGCCAAGGAACTGGAACTTCAATACCAGGCGGTTCTCCCCGACCTGCGTGGAACCGGAACCAACACTGTAAAGGAAACCCCCGAAAACCTCTCGCTGGATGCTTACATCGAGGACATCGAGAACATCCGCAAGCAGTATGGCTGGGACAAGTTCTCTTTTGTGGCCCACTCCAGCGGTGCCCAGATTGCTCTGGCCTACGCCCTGAAGTACCCCCAATACATCAAATCCATTGCGTTGCTGGATCCCGCCGGAACCGACACCAGCTACCTGCAAGAATTCAACCGGGTGGCCGATTCCCGTCTGAACCGTCTGGACAAAGAAATCCTGGCAGACTGGAAAGCGGGCAACGGAGACTTCACCGAAGGCCTCACCACCCTGCTGTACCGGGTGGTTTTTGACCGCCGCACCGCCAACAAAATTGTGGACATGGTGCCCCAGAAGAGCTTCTACAACAACACCACTGCAGAAGTGTTCACCCAGAACCTGATCGACAGTGGTTTCAACATCACCGACCGTCTGGGCGAACTGAGCGGTATTCCGGTTTACGTGGCCCACGGTCTGCTGGACCCCCTTCCTTACGAGGTGGGCAAAAGCATCGCCGAGAAAACCGGTGGCAAGTTCGTGCTGCAGGACAACTGCGGACATTTCCCCTGGATCGAAGTCCCCAGAGAGTTCTATCCCCAGTTCCTGGGCTTTCTGTTCCAGAACGCCTGGTAA
- a CDS encoding acyl-CoA carboxylase subunit beta — protein sequence MSNFELEAMIAELEKRRHKVELGGGLERQKKQHQQGKLTARERIAELLDDGSFLELSTFTEHVGGLLMREIDAPGEGVVTGSGTIHGRRVYVFSQDFTVLGGSLGKRNAQKITKVMDLAAKTGCPVIGLNDSAGARIQEGVDSLSGYGEIFYRNAIYSGCVPQISAILGPCAGGAVYSPAMTDFVLMTEGTSYMFITGPEVIKSVTRENVSFEDLGGAEVHMKKSGVAHQSGKNDRDTLQMVKTLLDYLPQNAREKPPVKATRDPRNRDTSKLKEIIDPSPKKPYSMIEVIREIVDDHFFFEIQPDFARNILTGFVHLGGQPVGIVANNPRFMAGTLNIDASDKAARFIRTCDCFNVPILTLVDVTGFLPGVQQEHAGIIRHGAKMLYAYAEATVPKITLITRKAYGGAYLAMNSRDMGADLVFALPTAAVAVMGAEGAANIVYRKDIQQSPNPEATRAEKIKTYKEAFDNPYVAAARGYIDEVIMMEDTRRILIEGFSMLAQKEESRPYKKHGNIPL from the coding sequence ATGTCCAACTTTGAACTTGAAGCCATGATTGCAGAGCTGGAAAAACGCAGACATAAAGTGGAACTGGGTGGCGGCCTGGAGCGCCAGAAAAAACAACACCAGCAGGGCAAATTGACTGCCCGTGAACGCATTGCTGAACTGCTGGATGACGGCTCATTTCTGGAGCTCTCCACCTTCACAGAGCATGTGGGTGGCCTCCTGATGCGGGAAATTGACGCTCCCGGTGAAGGGGTGGTGACAGGTTCAGGCACCATCCACGGCAGACGGGTGTATGTGTTCAGCCAGGATTTCACCGTGCTGGGCGGATCGCTGGGCAAACGCAATGCCCAGAAAATCACCAAGGTCATGGACCTTGCGGCCAAAACCGGCTGTCCGGTGATTGGTCTGAATGACTCTGCCGGAGCGCGCATTCAGGAAGGCGTGGATTCTTTAAGCGGCTACGGAGAGATCTTCTACCGCAACGCCATTTACTCGGGCTGTGTACCGCAGATCAGCGCCATTCTGGGACCCTGCGCAGGAGGAGCGGTCTACTCCCCTGCCATGACCGATTTTGTCCTGATGACCGAGGGCACCAGTTACATGTTCATCACCGGACCCGAAGTGATCAAGAGCGTGACCCGTGAAAATGTCTCTTTTGAAGACCTTGGCGGTGCAGAAGTGCACATGAAGAAATCCGGGGTGGCCCACCAATCCGGCAAAAACGACAGGGACACCTTGCAGATGGTGAAAACCCTGCTGGATTACCTGCCCCAGAACGCCAGGGAAAAACCTCCTGTCAAAGCCACCAGAGACCCCAGAAACCGGGACACCTCCAAACTCAAAGAGATCATTGATCCCAGCCCCAAAAAGCCTTACAGCATGATTGAGGTGATCCGCGAAATTGTGGACGACCACTTCTTCTTCGAAATCCAGCCGGATTTTGCCCGCAACATCCTGACCGGGTTTGTGCATCTGGGAGGGCAACCTGTGGGCATTGTGGCCAACAATCCCAGATTCATGGCCGGAACCCTCAACATCGATGCTTCTGACAAGGCAGCCAGGTTCATTCGCACCTGCGACTGTTTCAATGTGCCGATCCTGACCCTGGTGGATGTGACCGGATTCCTGCCCGGGGTGCAGCAGGAACACGCAGGCATCATCCGGCACGGAGCCAAGATGCTGTATGCCTACGCAGAAGCCACCGTTCCCAAGATCACCCTGATCACCCGCAAGGCTTATGGCGGAGCTTACCTCGCCATGAATTCACGCGACATGGGGGCAGATCTGGTTTTCGCCCTCCCAACTGCGGCTGTGGCCGTGATGGGGGCAGAGGGTGCCGCCAACATCGTGTACCGCAAAGACATCCAGCAAAGCCCCAACCCGGAAGCCACCCGTGCCGAGAAAATCAAGACATATAAAGAAGCCTTCGATAACCCTTACGTGGCTGCAGCCCGGGGCTACATCGACGAGGTGATCATGATGGAAGACACCCGCCGGATCCTGATTGAAGGTTTTTCCATGCTGGCCCAGAAAGAAGAAAGCAGGCCTTACAAAAAGCATGGGAACATCCCGCTTTAA
- a CDS encoding serine hydrolase domain-containing protein has product MSELLRSTPESQGLASQAISAFLSRLQQDQLETHSFMLLRHGQVIAEGWWAPYQSDLQHQMYSVSKSFTSTAIGFAVQEGILSVNDTLVSFFPEDLPEKPGDNLKAMTLKDLLTMTCGHDQEPWSDQKDWMKFALSWPVPHVPGTHFLYNSIGTYMVGAAVQKATGQTLVEYLTPRLFEPLGFATPRWEMGPEGWNMAGWGLFLRTEELAKWGQMMLQKGQWAGQQLLSESWIEEASSDHTGLGEDLNSDWNQGYGYQMWRCRHGAYRADGAFGQFCVILPEQDAVVVLTSGESKRTDLILQAIWDELLPHFQTEALHEDAVAHQALLEQLQHLQLPSPEGQAQTSHPELLQTYQFADNKLGLKSIKLVQQGADHLLNWADGSGNHQVLVGASAWVNSESKLFQNVVWPLFPQTDQPWPVAARGAWTDETTFALRVCLLETPFAPTITLKFSGDGVSVGLRGAIHFGPTERPEVVGHRVLETAEA; this is encoded by the coding sequence ATGTCAGAATTGTTGCGCTCCACTCCAGAATCCCAGGGGTTGGCTTCTCAGGCCATTTCTGCCTTTCTAAGCCGCTTGCAGCAAGACCAGCTGGAAACCCACAGCTTCATGCTGCTCCGGCATGGCCAGGTGATTGCCGAAGGCTGGTGGGCCCCTTATCAGTCAGATTTGCAGCACCAGATGTATTCGGTCAGCAAGAGTTTCACCTCTACAGCCATTGGATTTGCGGTTCAGGAAGGGATTCTTTCCGTGAATGACACGCTGGTGTCCTTTTTCCCAGAGGACCTGCCAGAAAAGCCAGGTGACAACCTCAAGGCCATGACACTGAAAGACCTTCTGACCATGACCTGTGGTCACGATCAGGAACCCTGGTCGGACCAGAAGGACTGGATGAAATTTGCCCTGTCCTGGCCGGTTCCCCATGTTCCAGGCACCCATTTTCTGTACAACAGCATTGGCACTTACATGGTGGGGGCTGCAGTGCAGAAAGCCACCGGACAGACACTGGTGGAATACCTGACGCCCAGGCTCTTTGAACCGCTGGGTTTTGCCACACCCAGGTGGGAAATGGGACCTGAGGGCTGGAACATGGCAGGCTGGGGATTGTTTTTGCGCACCGAAGAACTGGCAAAGTGGGGCCAGATGATGCTGCAAAAAGGCCAGTGGGCAGGCCAGCAACTGCTGTCAGAAAGCTGGATTGAGGAGGCTTCCAGCGACCATACCGGCCTCGGAGAGGACCTCAACTCGGACTGGAATCAGGGCTATGGTTACCAGATGTGGCGCTGTCGCCATGGGGCTTACCGGGCAGATGGGGCTTTTGGACAATTCTGTGTGATTTTGCCCGAGCAAGATGCCGTGGTGGTGCTGACCTCCGGGGAATCCAAACGCACCGATTTGATCTTGCAGGCCATCTGGGATGAACTGCTGCCCCATTTCCAGACCGAAGCCCTGCATGAAGATGCTGTGGCCCATCAGGCCTTGCTGGAACAATTGCAGCACCTGCAACTTCCCAGCCCTGAAGGTCAGGCCCAGACCTCCCATCCTGAGTTGTTGCAAACGTATCAATTTGCAGACAACAAACTGGGTCTCAAATCCATCAAATTGGTCCAGCAAGGTGCAGACCATTTGCTGAACTGGGCAGATGGATCGGGCAACCATCAGGTGCTGGTCGGTGCATCCGCCTGGGTCAATTCGGAAAGCAAATTGTTTCAGAATGTTGTGTGGCCCCTCTTTCCCCAGACCGATCAGCCCTGGCCTGTGGCTGCCAGAGGAGCGTGGACCGATGAAACCACTTTTGCCCTCAGGGTGTGCCTGCTGGAAACCCCTTTTGCGCCCACCATCACCCTGAAATTTTCTGGGGATGGGGTGTCTGTAGGGCTGCGCGGAGCCATTCACTTCGGACCCACCGAGCGACCTGAAGTGGTGGGGCATCGGGTGCTGGAAACTGCAGAAGCCTGA
- the rpoB gene encoding DNA-directed RNA polymerase subunit beta, producing the protein MTKRIERFGEITEVIPLPELTEVQITSFDQFLQKGVKAQSRQNVGLQGAFKEVFPIDESDKNRGGGLVLDFLEYSIADAPYSPEECREKDLTYQAPLYAKLQLIHKDTGLIKEDQVFLGDLPLMTVDGSFVINGADRVVISQIHRSPGVYFTPMYRGAKKYYTAAIIPMPKRGPWIEIEFNNQDVLEMKVNKRKFPVTMLLRVLGMNDESIKVLLNEYGEVDLTDDKSAGMNADEALLRLFTVLRPGDPPKRDKAIAYLYSLLADPKRYDLGEPGRFKMNRKLGLTTEERTLLGFEDGKFTDAGLIDTIRYLLALHNGREEFATTSADADGVVIENKVPVEEDDIDHLGNRRVRTVGELLADQLRVGLGRMARGVRERMLLGNPDAATPAKLVNNRPIVAAMREFFGRSQLSQFKDQTNPLAELRHKRRVSALGPGGLTRERAGFDVRDVHRTHYGRVCPIETPEGANIGLISSLASFSRVNALGFMEAPYRKVIDGKVSEQVEYMTADIEDRYVTAQANTPLNPDGSFAVDRVIARKRGDVIIIPPEEVDYMDVSPKQIVSISTSLIPFLEHDDANRALMGSNMQSQAVPLVRAQSPDVGTGVEERVVRDSGTSVVCNVNGQVTYVDATRVEVTLTEDHPHLGMNRGNVKTFDLVRFTRSNQGTNLDQRPIVKVGDQVKRDQVLADGPASEQGRLALGHNITIAIMPFDGFNFEDAICISEALVRKDFYTSVHIEKDEIEARDTKLGPEKITRDIPGLSEAALRDLDEDGIVRVGAEVKPGDILVGKTSFKGESEPTPEERLLRSIFGEKAREVKDTSLRVRSGEGGIVVKTVRFRRGDEGVDLKPGVREMVRVYVAQKRRMQVGDKMANRHGNKGVVSKILPPEDMPYLEDGTPVDLVFNPLGVPSRMNLGQILETHLGEAARQMGVKFVTPVFDSATEDDIKRILEESARQRLDGRKDAGLGIDKREREVITRAGKLGVVERIVDLDEETFDRAQIALARTGKSVLFDGRTGEPINGPVVVGTMYVMKLYHMVEDKMHARSTGPYSLITQQPLGGKAQFGGQRFGEMEVWALEAYGAAYTLQEMLTIKSDDIEGRDAAYQSIVKGEEVSNTNVPESFKVLVKELHSLCLDVQVLDESDKDIDIFEGMMPRR; encoded by the coding sequence ATGACGAAACGCATCGAACGCTTCGGTGAGATCACTGAGGTCATCCCGCTTCCCGAACTGACGGAAGTTCAGATCACATCGTTTGATCAGTTCCTCCAGAAGGGCGTCAAAGCCCAGAGCCGTCAGAACGTTGGGTTGCAGGGTGCTTTCAAGGAAGTCTTCCCCATCGACGAATCAGACAAAAACCGCGGTGGCGGTCTGGTTCTGGACTTCCTGGAGTACAGCATTGCTGACGCCCCTTACAGCCCCGAAGAGTGCCGTGAAAAGGACCTGACTTACCAGGCTCCCCTGTACGCCAAACTGCAACTGATTCACAAAGATACCGGTCTGATCAAAGAAGACCAGGTCTTCCTGGGCGATTTGCCCTTGATGACCGTGGACGGTTCTTTTGTGATCAACGGTGCAGACCGCGTGGTCATTTCCCAGATTCACCGCAGCCCCGGCGTGTACTTCACCCCCATGTACCGTGGAGCCAAGAAGTACTACACCGCTGCCATCATCCCCATGCCCAAACGCGGACCCTGGATTGAAATTGAATTCAACAACCAGGACGTGCTGGAAATGAAGGTCAACAAGCGCAAATTCCCCGTCACCATGCTGCTGCGTGTGCTGGGCATGAACGATGAGAGCATCAAGGTGCTGCTCAACGAATACGGCGAAGTGGACCTGACCGACGACAAGAGCGCTGGCATGAATGCAGACGAAGCCCTGCTGCGCCTGTTCACCGTGCTGCGCCCCGGTGACCCACCGAAGCGCGACAAGGCCATTGCCTACCTGTACAGCCTGCTCGCAGATCCCAAGCGTTATGACCTGGGCGAGCCTGGCCGCTTCAAGATGAACCGCAAACTCGGCCTGACCACCGAAGAGCGCACCCTGCTGGGCTTCGAAGACGGCAAGTTCACCGATGCAGGACTCATCGACACCATCCGTTACCTGCTGGCCCTGCACAATGGCCGTGAAGAATTCGCCACCACCAGTGCAGATGCAGACGGTGTGGTCATTGAGAACAAGGTGCCCGTCGAAGAAGACGACATCGACCACCTCGGCAACCGCCGTGTGCGCACCGTGGGCGAACTGCTGGCAGACCAGCTGCGTGTGGGTCTGGGCCGCATGGCCCGTGGCGTGCGCGAGCGCATGCTGCTCGGCAACCCCGACGCTGCCACCCCTGCCAAGCTGGTCAACAACCGTCCCATCGTTGCAGCCATGCGCGAATTCTTTGGACGCAGCCAGCTGTCACAGTTCAAAGACCAGACCAACCCCCTGGCAGAGCTGCGCCACAAGCGCCGTGTGTCTGCACTGGGTCCTGGTGGTCTGACCCGTGAACGCGCAGGCTTCGACGTGCGTGACGTGCACAGAACCCACTACGGTCGGGTGTGCCCCATCGAAACGCCCGAAGGTGCCAACATCGGTCTGATCTCCTCCCTGGCCTCCTTCTCCCGTGTGAACGCACTGGGATTCATGGAAGCCCCTTACCGCAAAGTGATTGACGGCAAGGTCAGCGAGCAGGTCGAGTACATGACCGCCGACATCGAAGACCGTTACGTGACGGCGCAAGCCAACACCCCCCTGAATCCAGACGGTTCTTTCGCGGTGGACCGGGTCATTGCCCGCAAACGCGGTGACGTGATCATCATCCCCCCCGAAGAAGTGGATTACATGGACGTGTCTCCCAAGCAGATCGTGTCCATCTCCACCTCCCTGATTCCCTTCCTCGAGCACGACGACGCCAACCGCGCACTCATGGGATCGAACATGCAATCCCAGGCCGTGCCGCTGGTTCGCGCCCAGTCCCCCGATGTGGGCACCGGCGTGGAAGAGCGCGTGGTGCGCGACTCGGGCACCAGCGTGGTGTGCAACGTCAACGGACAGGTCACCTATGTGGACGCCACCCGTGTGGAAGTCACCCTGACCGAAGACCACCCCCACCTGGGCATGAACAGAGGAAACGTCAAGACCTTTGATCTGGTGCGCTTCACCCGTTCCAACCAGGGCACCAACCTGGACCAGCGTCCCATTGTCAAAGTGGGCGACCAGGTCAAGAGAGACCAGGTGCTGGCAGACGGACCCGCTTCCGAGCAAGGTCGTCTGGCCCTCGGTCACAACATCACCATCGCCATCATGCCCTTCGATGGATTCAACTTCGAGGACGCCATCTGCATCTCCGAAGCCCTGGTTCGCAAGGACTTCTACACCAGCGTCCACATCGAAAAAGATGAAATCGAGGCCCGTGACACCAAACTCGGTCCAGAGAAGATCACCCGCGACATCCCCGGTCTGTCTGAAGCCGCCCTGCGCGACCTTGATGAAGACGGCATTGTGCGCGTCGGCGCAGAAGTCAAACCCGGCGACATCCTCGTCGGCAAGACCAGCTTCAAAGGCGAGTCTGAACCCACCCCTGAAGAGCGCCTGCTGCGCTCCATCTTCGGTGAAAAAGCCCGCGAAGTGAAAGACACTTCCCTGCGCGTGCGTTCCGGTGAAGGTGGAATTGTCGTGAAGACCGTGCGTTTCCGCCGTGGCGATGAGGGCGTGGACCTGAAACCCGGCGTGCGTGAAATGGTGCGCGTGTATGTGGCCCAGAAGCGCCGCATGCAGGTGGGCGACAAGATGGCCAACCGCCACGGAAACAAAGGCGTGGTCTCCAAGATCCTGCCCCCCGAAGACATGCCTTACCTGGAAGACGGCACCCCCGTGGACCTGGTGTTCAACCCCCTCGGTGTGCCTTCCCGCATGAACCTCGGTCAGATTCTGGAAACCCACCTGGGTGAAGCTGCCCGCCAGATGGGCGTGAAGTTTGTCACCCCGGTGTTCGATTCTGCCACCGAAGACGACATCAAACGCATTCTGGAAGAGTCTGCCCGTCAACGTCTGGATGGCCGCAAGGATGCCGGACTGGGCATTGACAAGCGTGAACGCGAAGTCATCACCCGTGCAGGCAAACTCGGCGTGGTCGAGCGCATCGTGGACCTGGACGAAGAAACCTTTGACCGGGCCCAGATCGCACTGGCCCGCACCGGCAAGAGCGTGCTCTTCGACGGACGCACCGGGGAACCCATCAACGGTCCCGTGGTGGTCGGCACCATGTACGTGATGAAGCTCTACCACATGGTGGAAGACAAGATGCACGCCCGTTCCACTGGCCCCTACTCCCTGATCACCCAGCAACCCCTTGGTGGTAAGGCCCAGTTCGGTGGTCAGCGTTTCGGGGAGATGGAAGTGTGGGCCCTCGAAGCTTACGGTGCCGCCTACACCCTGCAGGAGATGCTCACCATCAAGTCCGACGACATCGAAGGACGCGACGCTGCCTACCAGAGCATCGTCAAAGGTGAAGAAGTCTCCAACACCAACGTTCCCGAGTCCTTCAAGGTGCTCGTGAAAGAGCTGCACTCCCTGTGCCTTGATGTGCAGGTGCTCGACGAAAGTGACAAGGACATCGACATCTTCGAAGGCATGATGCCCCGTCGGTGA